TTTAGTTTTTCTAGCTCTAATGCTGCTCATGAAGATGAAGATATGGAAGATAAAGCTAAAGGCTTATATGAGCATGCTAAGAGCAATGCTATGGCACATTACAATGAAGAAAAAGAAGATGCAAAAGAGCATCAAGAAAATTGGGGTCAAAATTTTTCCCATGAATCTGAGAATGATGAAAATATGAGTATGCATAAAGGTTTTAATTTAGTAGAGCTTGTTAAAGAGGCAAAAGCTGATGAAGACCAATGGCCTAATGAGGTGAGCAATATGATGCATGAAGTGAGAAAAGCTATAAAATTTTACAAGAAAGAGAATCTCTTTAAAGAGTTTAATATTACTAACATATCTGAACTTGCTAAACCACAGATGGTGCAAAAGATTCAAGAACGTATAGAAGAGGCAAGACAGCAGCGTGAAGAGGAGATTAGCCAAAAACTTTTGCAAAGAAAGAAGGCAAAAGTCGCTGGAGAGTTTGTACATTATGGTGAAGGACAGTATGATTGGGTTTTTGTAACGAAAAGCGGTAATGTTTGGAAACTTGATGGAGTGGATGAAAACGGAAGTTTTGCATATAAACGTGCAGAAGGTGTAAAAGCTACTTTTGACGAAGATGGCAAAATAGTTTTTGATATCTCTATAGCACAAAATGGAGAGATTACACAGCAGCTAAGCAATAAGGAGTTTTCTGGATTTGTATATGCAAAATATAATGACGAAGAAGAGAATGGTTTTGACTGGATTGTAGTTGTTGATGGCAAAGCTTACAAACTTGAAGGATATGATGAAGAGAGCAAAAGCTTTATTTATACTCCAGTAAGCAAAGTAAATGCAAAAGAGCAGGGTGATGAAGTTATCATTTTACCCGGTACTAATGGCTAAGGGCTCTCCCTTGCCAATTCTGTAACGAACTCTTCAATTGCTTTTTTTGTCTGCTCAAACTGTAAAATATCTCCATGCTGTGCACCTTCGATTGTCACGACTTTTACAAGTTTTTTGATATATGGTTTGAGTTTTGCAAAAGTAACAGGAGGCGTGGTATCGTCATGTTGGGCAAGGATTACATATACAGGTACCCTCGCTTGGGAGAGGTATTTATAATTTGGAAAAGGATGCCGTAAAAAAAGATGAATAGGGCACCAAGGGTATTGAAGTTGTGCTAAATGTGTGATGGAGTGAAAAGGGGTTATGAGGATAGTACCTATTACATCTTTTTGTATAGAGAGGTAACTTGCCACACCAGTACCAAGACTTCTTCCAATAAGAATATTTTTTGATGATTTATAGTGTTTGTAGACTTTTTTAGCTGCTAAAAAGATTGCTTTTTGTGACGGTTTTCCTTGAGAATTGCCATATCCAGGATAGTTGAAAGTTACAAGATTGTATGGTAAATGTTTAAAATGGTGTAAAAACTCCAGTGCATTATTGGCATTTCCTCCAAAATAAAATATTGTAATAGGACTATTCTTCTCAACTCTTCCTACCTCTAATCCATCAAGAAACGTTACTTTAATCTCTTTATCTAGAGGTATCTCCCTTGGTGCCAAGTCTGTACGGAAGATGATTTTATCTTGAAAGATATAAAGATAGAGACAAAAGAGGATATAAAAAACTGCAATGGAAACGAGAATGGGCTTCATGACAGTCTATGTTTATAGTCGCAGTAATCAAATCTTTTTATGATATCTAATTGATTATTTTTTCGTAAAATTGCTAGGCTTGGAAGTCTGATACCGTTGAAAGTAGTGTTTTTGACAAAAGTATAGTGAATCATATCCTCAAAAATAATTTTTTGTCCAATCTGCAAAGGTGCATCAAAACTGTAATCCCCAATTATATCTCCTGCAAGGCAGCTATTGCCTCCTAGACGATAGGTATATTTTTTCTTTCCTGGCTCTCCTGCATAGCGTATTTGCGGACGATAGGGCATAGCTAAAACGTCTGGCATGTGGGCTTCTGCAGATGTATCAAGAATTGCTATATCCATGCCATTGTGAATAATGTCAACTACACTTGCAACCAATGGTCCTGTTTGCCATCCTACTGCTTCTCCAGGCTCTAAATAGACTTCAACGTTATAACGCTTTTTAAAATCTTTGATAATTGCTATGAGCAGTTCTTTGTTGTAATCATCTTTAGTAATATGGTGTCCTCCACCAAAATTGACCCATTTGCAGTGAGGAATATATGTACCAAACTTCTCTTCAAAAGCTTGTAAAACATCTTGGAGCGATTCTGCACTCTCTTCACAAAGTGCATGGAAATGGAGCCCTTCTATGGTGTCATCCCAGACAAATTCGCTTTTTATAATTCCAAGTCGGCTAAAAGCACCACAAGGATTATAGAGATCTACTGGGGCGGCTGAGTATTCAGGATTGACGCGTACACCTATAGAGATTTGGGGATTCGTTTTTTTGACAATCTCTTTATAGCGCTTTAATTGGTTAATGGAGTTAAAAATGATGTGATCACTCATCTTTGCAATGAGCTCAATCTCATCCTCTTTAAATGCGGGGGAATAGGTATGCACCTCTTTGCCAAACTCTTCAAAAGCTAGTTTGGCTTCCCAAAGTCCGCTTGCAGTGGCACCATAGAGATACTTTTTTGCGAGTTCAAAAGTGCTCCACATAGCAAAGCCTTTGAGAGCCAGTATTATTTTGGCACCACCGCGTTTTTGCACATCATCAAGTATTTGAAGATTTCTCTCAAGCAGGGCCTCTTCACACACATAACAAGGTGTAGGGATTTGATCAAGTACTTTTTCAATGTTGCTATTTTTGATCACCAAACACCTTTTGCAAAAGTTTCGTACTACGAGCAAGGGGATTAGTGCGAATATTTTTTTCTTGCTGGGCTATCATTGTGTAGAGTCCTTCAAGTGTACGGTTGGTTACATAGCTTGAGAGATCTTTTTCTTTAACTTCACCTGGTGCACTCATCCCTAAAGCTCCAAGGGCTGTTTTGGCATATGCATTGTTTGTAAAATTGCTAGCATATTTATTGTAGTATTCCATCATAGTCACATAATACTTTGTGACATTTTCGTTTTCCATATGCTTTTTTATAATAGGTGCAATTTTTTGAGCAAGTTTTTTACCTGCATGGGTTTTAAAGTAGTTTGTAATTGCGTAATTGTCGCTACTTGTAATTAATCTTTTTGCCTCTTGAACTTTGAGATTTTTGATAGTATCAACTAAAATTGATGCAGTCTCGGGTACTGCTTCTTCAGCAGCTCTATTCATAGAGAGTTCAAACTCATCTACATATTTTCCCATGCCTACTTTACGAAGTGTCTTTGCTACTATTTGCAAATTTTTGGGCACTCCAATTTTTACGAGAGGATTTTTCAAAAAACCATCTTTTTTGCCAAGTGTTGTAACTGCTTTTTTTACACCGATTTTCAATGCTTGCTTGATGGCACTTTGCTCTTCGTTAGCGCTATTTGTTATAGATTTATTGCTCGTATAATCTTTTGCCAAATTGTTTAACGTATCCATAAATCCAGCTTGTGCTATCAATGCTATGATAGGAAGAAACAGTAACTTTTTCACTCTACTTCTCTCGTTTCATTGGGCTCCATTTCTAAAACATGCCATGGAAGTCCTTGACGATTGAGCTCCTCCATAAATGGATCGGGATCAAACTGCTCCATATTCCATACACCTGGTTGATACCACTTGCGCTCTAACATCATTTTTGCGCCAATCATTGCTGGAACACCTGTAGTGTAACTCACACACTGGCTGTAAACCTCTTTGTATGCCTCTTGGTGGTCACAGATATTGTATATATAGATTTTGCGGCGTTTCCCATCTTTTATACCTTCGCACACTACACCGATATTGGTTTTGCCTTTTGTGCGAGCACCAAGGCTTGCAGGATCTGGCAGGAGTGCTTTAAGGACATGTAGTGGCACTACTTTGCAACCATCTACTTCAATAGGGTCAATGCGTGTCATTCCTACATTATCGAGGACTCTTAGGTGCGTAAGATAACTCTCACTAAATGTCATCCAAAAACGGATACGTTTTAATCCTTTAATGTGCTTAACAAGTGATTCTTCCTCTTCATGGTAGAGCAGATAGCTATCTTTTGGACCAATTTCTGGATAGTTCCACACCATTTTTATTTCCATTGGCTCAGTCTCTATCCATTTGCCATTTTCCCAATATCTTCCTTTGGAATTTACCTCACGGATATTGATTTCAGGATTGAAGTTTGTAGCAAAAGGGTAGCCGTGATCTCCAGCATTGCAGTCGAGTATATCGATATATTCAATAATATCAAAGTAGTGCTTTTGGGCATAAGCTACAAATACATTGGTCACACCAGGATCAAATCCACTCCCCAAAAGCCCCATAATACCACGCTCTTTAAATGGTTCATCTAAAGCCCACTGCTGCTTATACTCAAATTTTGCAGTATCTGGATGCTCATAGTTTGCAGTATCAAGATAGTCTACTTTGGTCTCCATACAAGCTTCCATGATTGTGAGATCTTGATAGGGCAGAGCTACATTAATAACGAGATCGGGTTTAACAAGATGGATAAGATCTATGAGCTCATTAACGTTGTCTGCATCAACTCGCGCCACATCTATTTCGCGGTTCCATTTATCTTTAATTTCATTGCGGATCTCTTCACACTTTGATAAAGTTCTGCTTGCGAGTGTAATATGCTGAAAGGTGTCAGGATTGAGAGCACATTTATGCGCTACAACTCTTCCAACTCCACCAGCACCAATAATAAGCACTTTTCCCATTTGGATCCTTTATACTGTTATGTCTATCATGATTATAGGTAATCTACACATAAATATCAATAATATGTTTCTTTGCCTTTCGCTTTTTTCTCTTTTTGTACTGTTCTACTGCTTTACGTTTTTTGCGCCTCTTTTCATTCCATAGACGAGTAGTTGGAAACTCTAAAGGCTTGTAGACTCTATATACCTCTTCGATGGAGAAGTTTTCAGGCATTATTGTTTCCTTCGCAATAGCTCAATACCTGCAAGGGGTTTGCGTGTGAGATCAGGAAAATATCCTTTTTTTCCTTTTCCACTATTACTGTGACATCCAACGCAGTTGCCATAAAAGAGATATTTTCCTTCTATTACCCACTCAGGATGTGAGGGTTTAAATCCTTGGAGGGTAGTAAGAAATGCAGCAATTTTCTTTGCATCTTCTGGAGAGACTGTATGTGCTGGCATGGGACTTGTTGGGTAGTTAAAAATGTTTGAGCCGTTATTGATTACATCTTCGATATATTGTTCAAAACAACGAGAGCAGTTTACATCGATCTGCTTTGTGTGGGAAAGTTCATGCTTTTTATTGACAATGCTCTTTTTTGTTTCGTGCTTTTTGCTCATAAATGCAATGAGAAACAAAATTAAAGGAAGCAATAGTAATATACTCTTTTTCATATCTCCATTATAGCAAAAGTGACTAAAGTTGCACCTATAAATGATTTGGTTTGCTACAATCAAAAGAAAAAGGAGTTTGCATGACAATCAATGTAGTATGTCCAAACTGTTTAGCAATTAACAGAATACCCAAAAAAGATCATTATAACAAAGCTAAATGTGGTAAATGTGGATATAATTTGCTTGATACGTATCCTATTGAATTGAATCCAACAAATTTTGAGACTATACTTACCAAAAATGATATTCCTGTTATTGTAGATTTTTGGGCTCCTTGGTGTGGACCTTGCCGTATGATGGCACCAAATTTTGAAGCAGCTGCAAGAGAATTTCCACTTAAAGCTTGGTTTGCTAAGCTCAATACTGAAGAGTATCCACAGCTTGCAGCACATTATGGAATTAGAGGAATTCCTACAATGATTGCTTTTTTACATGGTGAAGAGTTGGATAGAATCTCAGGAGCATTAAGTGCACCGCAAATTGTGCAGTGGGTACAAAGATTTATATAAAAGGGGCAAGAGCCCCTGTGATTACTGCTTAGAGATGAAATCAGCGATAGCTTCAATATCAGCGTCGCTAAGAGTAGCAACCTGACCTTTCATCAAAGCGCCCATTCCGTGTACATTTCTTGTACCAGCTTTGTAGCCTTTGAGAGCTTCAACAGTTTTTTCTTTTGGCCAACCTTTGATAACTTCAGATTTGCCAAGAGCTTTTTTCTCACCATGAGCACCATGACATCCTGCACACTTTTTGTAAAGTGTTGCACCATCAGAAGCCATGAGAGTCATTGCAGTTGCTGCTGCGAGTCCTATAATTGCCAATTTTTTCATATTTTCCTCCTTGATTTAGTTTTATTTTAGTTTTGGTTAACAGCTAGGTACGTTACCACTGTCGCTTGCATATTCATACGCAAAATCATAGATATGCTTGAGTTGGCTAGGTTTGAGATACCCTTTTTTATATTTTGGGCAGAGTTTTTGAATCTCATCTTCAAATTTTCCAGCCTCATTGATCTCTTCCCACTCATCTTGGGTATGTTTCGCTGCAAATTTTGCACCGTTAAACCCGCATACCTTTTTGAGTTTCTTTTGGTAGATCTTTTGCCCTTTATCTGCACTAGCAAATGCTGCTGTGCTTATAAAGCTTGCTCCTAGAAGTGCTGCAAAGATAATGCTTGCAATTCTTTTCATCTTGCCTCCTTTATAAATTGTAAAAGTATTATAAAGCATAATTGTGAACCGATTGTGAACTATTTGATTTTACCAATGACTTTATAGCGCTCCCAATACTCTTCTAAAAGTTTATCGAGCCTTTTTTGCGAAATTTTATGCTGGTATGGTGGAGCCTTTTTATAAAGTCTTTTTTGAAGAGTTGGATGGAGAAGATACTCTTTTGTGGCTTTGAGAATAGCGCTTTTGCTACTGTAATAGAGAAGATACTCAAAAAATATCGGTTTTAGTGGGATATTTTTTTTCTCATGGCATGCGAGGCATGCAGTATCAAAATCAGAGCTTAGAACAATTTGTAAAGAGAGAAATAGACATAATATAACTTTTACCATGTAATTGTAATCCTTGTATATTGATTAACTTTGGAATCGACTTTGATTTTGAGTCCAAATTCATTTGCAATAGATAAGACAATATGCAGACCTATGCCAAAGCCTCCTTCACTAGAACTTAGTCTTTTATATCTTTTAAAGATCTCTCCTATTTTTTCTTCTGGAATGCCAATACCACTATCTTCGATATAAAAACCTCGAGAAAATGTTTTTATTTTTATTGTGCCACCGATTTTATTGTACTTGATGGCATTGGAGAGGAGATTGTCAATGAGGCGCGTAATTTTTTGTTTATCTGCTTCTAAAAAGCAAGGAGATTGTGAAAAAGAGATTTTTATCTTTTTAGATTCTGCCATGGATTTAAAATAGTCAATGCGCTGAGATAAAAGAGCATTGATATCTATCTTTTCTAGAGTAGATGGAAATTTATCTTTAAGAAGCAGATAGACAAGATCTTTATATATGACTGAAATTGTGCGAGCTGCTATCTCAATGCGGTTAAGTTTTTTGTTGATCTTTGGTGGAAGTTCATTTTTATCAATTGTCTCTATGTTTGTCAAAATTGTACTTACAGGAGTGTTGAGCTCATGTGTAGTGTCTTTGATGAAATTATTGAGAAGTATAAATGAGTTTTTCATAGGTTTGAGAAACTGCTTAACGAGGAAATATCCCACTAATCCCATAAAGAGTAAGAAAAGACTTCCAAAAAGTACGATGTTTTTATAAACTTTATGAAGCCATATTTCATCATCTTTCACCTCTATAATCACATACTTTGCCCCTAGATAATAGAGGCTTGGCTCTTTGATAAAGTGAATATAAGAGCCATTTTTATAGAGAAAATTTTGAAAATCGATATGCTCATTTTCTAAGAGAGAAAAGATCTTTACATGGTCTGCATCATAGATTGCAGATTTAAATGTAGAGTAGCGTGGATAGTAGTTATCTTCTAACAGGCTTTCATGCATAGCGCGGATTCTTCGAATTACATCTTTAGAGTATTCTTGGAGTTTTGGCAAGCGAGAGTAGAGCATTACCTCTTTTTCAAATTTGTAGTACATCATAGAAGCAAGTATTAAAATGATAAGTGTGAGAAAAATATAGAGTGCAAGAAATTTGATTAAACTGCTCTTTTCACTTGTTAAATTTGTATCCATACCGTTTTATGCTCTCTATTTTTTCTTTTCCAAGATATTTGCGCAAATTTTTAATATATGTACGCAGTGCCATATCGCTGGGAGTTTCATCATACTCCCACAGAGTCTCGTAAATCTTTTCGTGACTAATCTGTTCGTTTGGATGTTTAAGAAAGAGTTTGAGAAGTTTTATCTCTTTTTGATTGAGATTCACTGGAGTCTCATTGACAAAGAGTTGATTAGATTTAATATCAAAATAGCTCTTCTCATCTATTGGAATCTTCTCCTCTTTTGTATCAAATGAGCGTTTAAGCAGTGTTTCTATGCGGAGTTTGAGTTCTTTGAGAGCAAAGGGTTTGCGAATATAATCATCACAACCACTCTCATACCCCTTTTCAAGATTTTCTACGCTGTCCAAAGATGTAATAAAAATTGCAGGAGCATCACTTTTTTGACGTAACTTTTTTAAGAGTGTAAAGCCATCAATTCCAGGTACCATGACATCTAAAAGGAGCAAATCGTAGTTATGCTCATATACCTTTTCTAAAGCTTCATCAGAGGTAAACGTCTGTTCTACCTCAAATCCTTCATCTTCTAAATATTCTGCAATAGTTTCACTCAGATTGAGATCGTCTTCAAGCAGCAAAAGTTTCGCTTTTTGCAATTTCACTCCTTTGGATATATAATATTACAAAAAAGTGAGGAAATTATGAAATGTAGGGTTTGCAGGCGTGGTGAGCTCTTCTATCTCTTTGGTTGGGGACTCATGGTAACAGCTTTTAATAGTTTTACTGTGGGATGTATGGAGCTAAGTCAAAGTGGGGCGTATGGAATGCTACTAAGTGGAATTGCAGTGATGATATATGGAGCATATCTTAAATCGAGGTGAAAAAGATGGCAATAACAAATAGTGAAATAGCAAAAATTTTTAATGAGTATGCAGATCTGTTGGAGATTAAAGGGGAAAACCCTTTTAAAGTGAGAGCCTACCGCAATGCAGCAAGAACAGTAGAAAATATTGGAAAGCCTCTCGAAGAGCTAGTAGAAAGCGGCTATGATTTGACAAAACTCCCTGGAATTGGAACAGATCTTAGTCTCTACATTAAAGAGATTGTCAAAAC
The Nitratiruptor tergarcus DSM 16512 genome window above contains:
- a CDS encoding alpha/beta hydrolase; the encoded protein is MKPILVSIAVFYILFCLYLYIFQDKIIFRTDLAPREIPLDKEIKVTFLDGLEVGRVEKNSPITIFYFGGNANNALEFLHHFKHLPYNLVTFNYPGYGNSQGKPSQKAIFLAAKKVYKHYKSSKNILIGRSLGTGVASYLSIQKDVIGTILITPFHSITHLAQLQYPWCPIHLFLRHPFPNYKYLSQARVPVYVILAQHDDTTPPVTFAKLKPYIKKLVKVVTIEGAQHGDILQFEQTKKAIEEFVTELARESP
- the nspC gene encoding carboxynorspermidine decarboxylase, encoding MIKNSNIEKVLDQIPTPCYVCEEALLERNLQILDDVQKRGGAKIILALKGFAMWSTFELAKKYLYGATASGLWEAKLAFEEFGKEVHTYSPAFKEDEIELIAKMSDHIIFNSINQLKRYKEIVKKTNPQISIGVRVNPEYSAAPVDLYNPCGAFSRLGIIKSEFVWDDTIEGLHFHALCEESAESLQDVLQAFEEKFGTYIPHCKWVNFGGGHHITKDDYNKELLIAIIKDFKKRYNVEVYLEPGEAVGWQTGPLVASVVDIIHNGMDIAILDTSAEAHMPDVLAMPYRPQIRYAGEPGKKKYTYRLGGNSCLAGDIIGDYSFDAPLQIGQKIIFEDMIHYTFVKNTTFNGIRLPSLAILRKNNQLDIIKRFDYCDYKHRLS
- a CDS encoding DUF4197 domain-containing protein; translation: MKKLLFLPIIALIAQAGFMDTLNNLAKDYTSNKSITNSANEEQSAIKQALKIGVKKAVTTLGKKDGFLKNPLVKIGVPKNLQIVAKTLRKVGMGKYVDEFELSMNRAAEEAVPETASILVDTIKNLKVQEAKRLITSSDNYAITNYFKTHAGKKLAQKIAPIIKKHMENENVTKYYVTMMEYYNKYASNFTNNAYAKTALGALGMSAPGEVKEKDLSSYVTNRTLEGLYTMIAQQEKNIRTNPLARSTKLLQKVFGDQK
- a CDS encoding saccharopine dehydrogenase family protein; this encodes MGKVLIIGAGGVGRVVAHKCALNPDTFQHITLASRTLSKCEEIRNEIKDKWNREIDVARVDADNVNELIDLIHLVKPDLVINVALPYQDLTIMEACMETKVDYLDTANYEHPDTAKFEYKQQWALDEPFKERGIMGLLGSGFDPGVTNVFVAYAQKHYFDIIEYIDILDCNAGDHGYPFATNFNPEINIREVNSKGRYWENGKWIETEPMEIKMVWNYPEIGPKDSYLLYHEEEESLVKHIKGLKRIRFWMTFSESYLTHLRVLDNVGMTRIDPIEVDGCKVVPLHVLKALLPDPASLGARTKGKTNIGVVCEGIKDGKRRKIYIYNICDHQEAYKEVYSQCVSYTTGVPAMIGAKMMLERKWYQPGVWNMEQFDPDPFMEELNRQGLPWHVLEMEPNETREVE
- a CDS encoding c-type cytochrome, with translation MKKSILLLLPLILFLIAFMSKKHETKKSIVNKKHELSHTKQIDVNCSRCFEQYIEDVINNGSNIFNYPTSPMPAHTVSPEDAKKIAAFLTTLQGFKPSHPEWVIEGKYLFYGNCVGCHSNSGKGKKGYFPDLTRKPLAGIELLRRKQ
- the trxC gene encoding thioredoxin TrxC codes for the protein MTINVVCPNCLAINRIPKKDHYNKAKCGKCGYNLLDTYPIELNPTNFETILTKNDIPVIVDFWAPWCGPCRMMAPNFEAAAREFPLKAWFAKLNTEEYPQLAAHYGIRGIPTMIAFLHGEELDRISGALSAPQIVQWVQRFI
- a CDS encoding c-type cytochrome — protein: MKKLAIIGLAAATAMTLMASDGATLYKKCAGCHGAHGEKKALGKSEVIKGWPKEKTVEALKGYKAGTRNVHGMGALMKGQVATLSDADIEAIADFISKQ
- a CDS encoding cytochrome C — protein: MKRIASIIFAALLGASFISTAAFASADKGQKIYQKKLKKVCGFNGAKFAAKHTQDEWEEINEAGKFEDEIQKLCPKYKKGYLKPSQLKHIYDFAYEYASDSGNVPSC
- a CDS encoding sensor histidine kinase; amino-acid sequence: MDTNLTSEKSSLIKFLALYIFLTLIILILASMMYYKFEKEVMLYSRLPKLQEYSKDVIRRIRAMHESLLEDNYYPRYSTFKSAIYDADHVKIFSLLENEHIDFQNFLYKNGSYIHFIKEPSLYYLGAKYVIIEVKDDEIWLHKVYKNIVLFGSLFLLFMGLVGYFLVKQFLKPMKNSFILLNNFIKDTTHELNTPVSTILTNIETIDKNELPPKINKKLNRIEIAARTISVIYKDLVYLLLKDKFPSTLEKIDINALLSQRIDYFKSMAESKKIKISFSQSPCFLEADKQKITRLIDNLLSNAIKYNKIGGTIKIKTFSRGFYIEDSGIGIPEEKIGEIFKRYKRLSSSEGGFGIGLHIVLSIANEFGLKIKVDSKVNQYTRITITW
- a CDS encoding response regulator transcription factor, coding for MQKAKLLLLEDDLNLSETIAEYLEDEGFEVEQTFTSDEALEKVYEHNYDLLLLDVMVPGIDGFTLLKKLRQKSDAPAIFITSLDSVENLEKGYESGCDDYIRKPFALKELKLRIETLLKRSFDTKEEKIPIDEKSYFDIKSNQLFVNETPVNLNQKEIKLLKLFLKHPNEQISHEKIYETLWEYDETPSDMALRTYIKNLRKYLGKEKIESIKRYGYKFNK